A genomic stretch from Anaerococcus mediterraneensis includes:
- a CDS encoding type IV toxin-antitoxin system AbiEi family antitoxin domain-containing protein: MNTLKEYIQENLVITNKEAEELGYTRHNLSELTKIGQLERLRPGLYQLKGKVIDDFVLISSNSNRIIFSHQTALYLHDLSDRTPNVFHISVPQGYNASHIKKRYEDLQVHYVKKDLYELGKTEIKSPQGNLIPVYDIDRTICDIIIDREKIDKQIFTEAIKRYFKSENKNLRRLIKYSKLFKIENEIRKYMEVLS; the protein is encoded by the coding sequence ATGAATACACTTAAAGAATATATCCAAGAAAATTTAGTAATCACCAACAAAGAAGCAGAAGAACTTGGATATACTAGGCATAATCTATCAGAATTAACAAAAATCGGACAATTAGAAAGATTAAGACCAGGTCTATATCAATTAAAAGGAAAAGTAATAGACGATTTTGTTTTAATATCATCAAATAGTAATCGAATTATATTTTCACATCAAACAGCCCTCTATCTCCACGACCTATCAGATAGAACTCCAAATGTATTTCATATATCTGTGCCCCAAGGCTATAATGCAAGCCATATCAAAAAAAGATATGAGGATCTACAAGTTCACTATGTAAAAAAAGACTTATACGAACTAGGAAAGACAGAAATAAAATCACCGCAAGGCAACCTTATTCCAGTTTACGATATAGATCGAACAATTTGCGATATCATAATCGACAGAGAAAAAATAGATAAGCAAATTTTTACAGAAGCCATAAAAAGATACTTTAAATCAGAAAATAAAAATCTAAGACGACTCATAAAATACAGTAAATTATTTAAAATAGAAAATGAAATTAGAAAATACATGGAGGTATTATCGTGA